The proteins below come from a single Prochlorococcus marinus str. MIT 9215 genomic window:
- a CDS encoding P-II family nitrogen regulator, whose protein sequence is MKRLDLIFSERELDAIIKTLEKANVPGYTVMKHATGRGPERVVTEDMEFTGLGANAHVIVFCEQELIDKMRDNIRDDLSYYGGVAYISEATPL, encoded by the coding sequence ATGAAAAGATTAGACTTGATATTTAGTGAAAGAGAACTAGATGCAATCATTAAAACATTAGAAAAAGCTAATGTTCCAGGATATACAGTTATGAAACACGCCACAGGCAGAGGTCCTGAACGAGTTGTTACTGAAGATATGGAATTTACAGGATTAGGAGCAAATGCTCATGTGATTGTTTTTTGTGAGCAAGAATTAATAGATAAAATGAGAGATAACATCAGAGACGATTTAAGCTACTACGGAGGAGTCGCTTATATTTCTGAAGCAACACCCCTTTAA